A single genomic interval of Candidatus Dormiibacterota bacterium harbors:
- a CDS encoding GNAT family protein encodes MTPAAPLLRRTGLTRSGRRFEIRPAGADDAPALVALRDAVAAEGTWVAAEPGERSVLEESLALAGLISHGGLSLVAEVDGRVAGQLAVHRQQGRYESHRGDLSITVDRHLRGQGLGRALVETAVDWARAVRLAKLTLGVFPENHRALALYRSAGFEEEGRLRGHLRVGGEARDLVLMGLLLSPR; translated from the coding sequence ATGACCCCGGCCGCGCCGCTGCTGCGCCGCACCGGGCTGACCCGCTCGGGACGGCGGTTCGAGATCCGGCCCGCCGGTGCCGACGACGCCCCCGCGCTGGTGGCGCTGCGCGACGCGGTCGCCGCCGAGGGCACCTGGGTCGCCGCCGAGCCCGGCGAGCGCAGCGTGCTCGAGGAGAGCCTGGCGCTCGCCGGCCTGATCAGCCACGGCGGCCTCTCCCTGGTCGCCGAGGTGGATGGACGGGTGGCCGGGCAGCTCGCGGTGCATCGCCAGCAGGGCCGCTACGAGAGCCATCGCGGCGACCTCTCGATCACCGTCGATCGCCACCTCCGCGGGCAGGGGCTGGGCCGGGCGCTGGTCGAGACCGCCGTCGACTGGGCCCGCGCCGTCCGCCTCGCCAAGCTCACCCTCGGCGTCTTCCCCGAGAACCACCGGGCGCTCGCCCTCTACCGGTCGGCCGGTTTCGAGGAGGAGGGGAGGCTCCGCGGCCACCTCCGGGTGGGCGGCGAGGCGCGCGACCTGGTGCTCATGGGGCTGCTGCTCAGCCCCCGCTGA
- a CDS encoding endonuclease/exonuclease/phosphatase family protein gives MRTRTMLRGEQPPRRDPARARPMTPNGGAPRLRVVTYNILLGGGGREDRIAAVLERSGADVIALQECTDLELVREIGERLSMEVVVGESSDGSDLNLAILSRLPVRRWRNHRHPNVMLRGHLECEVGTGVRGFSRVRVHCLHLAARFGERANGETRRMQEIQSVLYDIGQARELPHVITGDLNSIAPGDNVAASAFLARMAELRRAGVVVRGLDGLLGPVERGSAGEAEVAGRYQKVGIDPDLDVGLPRLPWILTPFTEVLPRLPYTDRFLNTHIQRWTVDHLLKAGYTDCFRELHRGGDPGYTCATWMPAARIDYAFADPLLAPRLLDCAVIGSGPGGDPDTATASDHLPLRTDFRLD, from the coding sequence GTGCGGACCCGTACCATGCTCCGCGGTGAGCAGCCCCCCCGCCGCGATCCGGCCCGCGCCCGCCCGATGACCCCCAACGGCGGCGCCCCGCGCCTGCGCGTGGTCACCTACAACATCCTGCTCGGCGGCGGCGGGCGCGAGGATCGCATCGCCGCGGTGCTGGAGCGCTCCGGCGCCGACGTCATCGCGCTGCAGGAGTGCACCGACCTCGAGCTGGTGCGCGAGATCGGCGAGCGGCTCTCCATGGAGGTGGTGGTGGGGGAGTCGAGCGACGGCTCCGACCTCAACCTCGCGATCCTCAGCCGCCTCCCGGTGCGCCGCTGGAGGAACCACCGCCACCCCAACGTGATGCTCCGCGGTCACCTGGAGTGCGAGGTGGGCACCGGGGTGCGGGGCTTCTCCCGGGTGCGGGTCCACTGCCTCCACCTCGCCGCCCGCTTCGGCGAGCGCGCCAACGGCGAGACCCGGCGGATGCAGGAGATCCAGTCCGTCCTCTACGACATCGGCCAGGCGCGCGAGCTGCCCCACGTGATCACCGGCGACCTCAACTCGATCGCGCCGGGCGACAACGTCGCCGCCAGCGCCTTCCTGGCGCGGATGGCGGAGCTGCGCCGCGCCGGGGTGGTGGTGCGCGGGCTCGACGGCCTGCTCGGCCCGGTGGAGCGGGGCAGCGCCGGCGAGGCCGAGGTGGCGGGCCGGTACCAGAAGGTCGGCATCGACCCCGACCTCGACGTCGGGCTGCCCCGGCTGCCCTGGATCCTCACCCCCTTCACCGAGGTGCTGCCGAGGCTGCCGTACACCGACCGCTTCCTCAACACCCACATCCAGCGCTGGACCGTCGACCACCTCCTCAAGGCGGGCTACACCGACTGCTTCCGCGAGCTCCACCGCGGCGGCGACCCCGGCTACACCTGCGCCACGTGGATGCCGGCGGCGCGGATCGACTACGCGTTCGCCGATCCCCTGCTCGCCCCGCGCCTGCTCGACTGCGCGGTGATCGGCTCGGGTCCGGGTGGCGACCCCGACACCGCCACCGCCTCCGACCACCTCCCGCTGCGTACCGACTTCCGCCTGGACTGA
- a CDS encoding choice-of-anchor D domain-containing protein, with translation MRRMLAVPAAALSLAAGAIPAAAAPAATARVALFPSQVSFGSQPVGSVQQRSVSVESVGDAPLHVRSVFVNDYSGSYSLVFNTCSGATLPPGQICQFTIQFHPRTPGQHSASALVYDDAPEGTQNVPIWGAATGR, from the coding sequence ATGAGGCGGATGCTCGCCGTCCCCGCGGCCGCGCTCAGCCTGGCGGCCGGCGCCATCCCCGCCGCGGCCGCGCCGGCCGCGACCGCACGGGTGGCGCTGTTCCCGTCGCAGGTGAGCTTCGGCAGCCAGCCGGTCGGCAGCGTGCAACAGCGCTCGGTGTCGGTGGAGAGCGTCGGCGACGCCCCGCTCCACGTGCGCTCGGTGTTCGTCAACGACTACTCGGGCTCGTACAGCCTGGTGTTCAACACCTGCAGCGGCGCGACCCTGCCGCCGGGTCAGATCTGCCAGTTCACCATCCAGTTCCACCCCCGCACCCCCGGCCAGCACAGCGCCAGCGCCCTGGTCTACGACGACGCCCCGGAGGGCACCCAGAACGTCCCCATCTGGGGCGCCGCGACAGGCCGGTAG
- a CDS encoding nuclear transport factor 2 family protein, with the protein MSRGNLEIVFDHLHAMRRRDLESIATRLDPDVVHQGVLEHLVCHDRHEVLDNMRRNLTREDFGVDHIEILDAGDRVVVGIGGPRFRDIPGAPLQGQIFIVYTLRDGRIVRMDDHLTRAAALAATETATTDWA; encoded by the coding sequence ATGAGCCGGGGGAACCTCGAGATCGTCTTCGATCACCTGCACGCGATGCGGCGGCGGGACCTGGAGAGCATCGCGACGCGGCTCGATCCCGACGTCGTCCACCAGGGGGTGCTCGAGCACCTCGTCTGCCACGATCGCCACGAGGTGCTCGACAACATGCGCCGCAACCTCACCCGCGAGGACTTCGGCGTCGACCACATCGAGATCCTCGACGCCGGCGACCGCGTGGTCGTGGGGATCGGGGGGCCGCGGTTCCGCGACATCCCGGGGGCGCCCCTGCAGGGACAGATCTTCATCGTGTACACGCTGCGCGACGGCCGCATCGTGCGCATGGACGACCACCTGACCCGCGCGGCGGCCCTCGCCGCGACAGAGACCGCCACCACCGACTGGGCCTGA
- a CDS encoding metalloregulator ArsR/SmtB family transcription factor, whose amino-acid sequence MLTATSESTATLARLFRVLADPTRLAIVELLEAGELPVRSLVAAVGSSQPRVSTHLACLRHCGLVDTERRGREVLYRLSIPGLPALLRTAAGIAAPRAEHLATCHRVGPDWV is encoded by the coding sequence GTGCTCACCGCAACGTCCGAGTCGACCGCGACGCTGGCCCGCCTCTTCCGTGTCCTGGCGGATCCCACCCGGCTGGCGATCGTCGAGCTCCTGGAGGCGGGAGAGCTGCCGGTGCGCAGTCTGGTCGCGGCGGTGGGGAGCTCCCAGCCGCGGGTCAGCACCCACCTCGCCTGCCTGCGGCACTGCGGGCTGGTCGACACCGAGCGTCGCGGTCGCGAGGTTCTCTACCGGCTCAGCATCCCCGGGCTGCCGGCTCTGCTGCGGACCGCCGCCGGCATCGCGGCGCCGCGGGCCGAGCATCTCGCCACCTGCCATCGCGTCGGGCCGGACTGGGTCTGA
- a CDS encoding helix-turn-helix transcriptional regulator has translation MNPVTSRMGKLRLELRERFGDHFDRRACARRAGIAERTWASYERGENMPPADAAVAIARVLGVTAEQLVFERRGR, from the coding sequence GTGAACCCCGTCACCAGTCGCATGGGCAAGTTGCGCCTGGAGCTGCGCGAGCGCTTCGGCGACCACTTCGATCGCCGAGCCTGCGCCCGGCGAGCGGGCATCGCCGAGCGGACCTGGGCCAGCTACGAACGCGGTGAGAACATGCCGCCGGCCGATGCCGCGGTGGCCATCGCGCGAGTGTTGGGTGTGACCGCCGAGCAGCTCGTGTTCGAGCGACGGGGCCGGTGA
- a CDS encoding YCF48-related protein — protein MTTAIAAISLLGACGQSPSGTQPSPSAGRSSSVSPAAPIQLDSVPSAHIAFDSESRGLATAQGIVLRTSDGGRTWQRVLKTSGPIRDLRWVAPGRALEASADGVMASLDAGLTWHPTNQSPMGRRVIALAFPNASSGFAVTADGGLWAVSEDAGQFVRRESTGLSDVTAVSFVDRQHGWAVGPDGVSTTADNGRTWALQTTPSFPGLPRPPLIHMADLQHGYVVERYGPAAGTVYSGLVATDDGAHWSYRSGPSGNSGPPTPLFATTPPGIDDVDVEGPEALLAASVSDVVSGMQVCTSPDGGRHWACTPERLTHPAQVGTGAVAILRLTGGGLVAASLTNGSVLELSTSSDGGASWTVDARVPVAAP, from the coding sequence ATGACCACTGCAATCGCCGCGATTTCTCTCCTCGGGGCGTGCGGCCAATCTCCGTCCGGGACACAACCGAGCCCGTCGGCCGGGCGCAGTTCGTCCGTCAGCCCGGCAGCGCCGATCCAGCTCGACAGCGTGCCCTCCGCCCACATCGCCTTCGACAGCGAGAGCCGTGGCCTCGCCACCGCGCAGGGAATCGTCCTTCGCACGTCTGATGGCGGAAGGACGTGGCAGCGGGTACTCAAGACGTCCGGCCCGATCCGGGACCTGCGGTGGGTTGCCCCGGGTCGTGCCCTTGAGGCATCGGCCGACGGTGTCATGGCGAGCCTCGACGCCGGCCTCACCTGGCATCCCACGAACCAGAGTCCGATGGGACGGCGCGTGATCGCTCTCGCCTTTCCCAATGCATCGAGCGGCTTCGCGGTGACGGCCGACGGCGGACTGTGGGCGGTCTCGGAGGATGCCGGCCAGTTCGTGCGGCGCGAGAGTACCGGCCTGAGCGACGTCACTGCAGTGTCGTTCGTCGACCGACAGCACGGATGGGCGGTCGGCCCTGACGGCGTCTCGACGACGGCGGACAACGGGAGGACATGGGCCCTACAGACCACTCCCTCGTTCCCCGGCCTGCCTCGGCCGCCGCTCATCCACATGGCCGACCTTCAGCATGGGTACGTCGTGGAGCGGTACGGGCCGGCTGCTGGAACCGTCTACTCCGGACTGGTGGCCACTGACGACGGCGCCCACTGGAGCTATCGCTCCGGTCCTTCCGGCAACAGCGGGCCGCCCACGCCGCTCTTCGCCACGACGCCGCCAGGAATCGACGACGTGGACGTCGAGGGGCCCGAGGCGCTCCTCGCGGCGTCCGTGAGCGACGTGGTCAGCGGCATGCAGGTGTGCACGAGCCCCGACGGTGGACGTCACTGGGCATGCACGCCGGAGCGGCTGACCCACCCAGCTCAGGTCGGCACCGGAGCGGTTGCGATCCTGCGCCTGACGGGCGGAGGACTTGTCGCTGCCTCCTTGACGAACGGGTCAGTACTCGAGCTGTCGACGAGCTCCGACGGCGGCGCGAGCTGGACAGTCGACGCACGGGTGCCGGTGGCCGCGCCGTAG
- the murI gene encoding glutamate racemase, producing MSDVRPIGVFDSGVGGLTVLRELRSQCPGERLLYLADLAHFPYGPRYQHEVREFALRIIEHLVGEDVKLVVIACNTATAAALHAARERFDVPIVGVIAPGAQAAVDATRNGRIAVISTEGTFASQQYLHAIKEANPGVGVLPRAAPHLVDIVEAGQADSPAAEVALAEVLEEVTGWGADTLVLGCTHYPLLRPALARVAPGLTVVDSAETTAARVRRILAVNRLGAGDDAATPPRLLVTGHPERFIDAAALLFGEAPPAPEVLDLWGTGVTGAVATRFRGILAS from the coding sequence ATGAGCGACGTCCGTCCGATCGGCGTCTTCGATTCCGGCGTCGGTGGGCTCACCGTGCTCCGCGAGCTCCGCAGCCAGTGCCCCGGCGAACGGCTGCTGTACCTCGCCGACCTCGCCCACTTCCCCTACGGGCCGCGGTACCAGCACGAGGTGCGCGAGTTCGCGCTGAGGATCATCGAGCACCTGGTCGGCGAGGACGTGAAGCTGGTGGTGATCGCCTGCAACACCGCCACCGCGGCGGCGCTGCACGCGGCCCGGGAGCGGTTCGACGTCCCCATCGTCGGGGTGATCGCGCCGGGGGCGCAGGCGGCGGTCGACGCCACCCGCAACGGGCGGATCGCGGTGATCAGCACCGAGGGCACCTTCGCCAGCCAGCAGTACCTCCACGCCATCAAGGAGGCCAACCCCGGCGTGGGCGTGCTCCCCCGGGCGGCGCCCCACCTCGTCGACATCGTCGAGGCCGGCCAGGCCGACTCGCCGGCGGCGGAGGTGGCGCTCGCCGAGGTGCTCGAGGAGGTCACCGGCTGGGGGGCCGACACCCTGGTGCTCGGCTGCACCCACTACCCGCTGCTCCGTCCCGCGCTGGCTCGGGTGGCCCCGGGGCTCACCGTGGTCGACAGCGCCGAGACCACCGCGGCCCGGGTGCGCCGCATCCTCGCCGTCAACCGCCTCGGCGCCGGCGACGACGCCGCCACCCCGCCCCGGCTGCTGGTGACCGGCCACCCCGAGCGCTTCATCGACGCCGCCGCGCTGCTCTTCGGCGAGGCGCCCCCCGCCCCCGAGGTGCTCGACCTCTGGGGCACCGGGGTGACCGGCGCGGTCGCCACCCGGTTCCGCGGGATCCTGGCGTCGTGA
- a CDS encoding alkylmercury lyase family protein: MTPAHLRPDGDVIGLAPERCGRRRGSGLPGPERDLYRWILRRFGGGSAPAGGDVERAATERGIAAGPALVRMEELDLVQRGPAGTVRCAYPFSAEPTGHTVELEGGPPVHAMCAIDALGIPLMLHRNGVVRTTDPASGRGLVVWVDRAGTVGSEPADPVALVATAGGTAPLASACCPVINLFESREPAERFLASRPDLTGAVLSLADAVAVARAVFEGVLD, encoded by the coding sequence GTGACCCCGGCCCACCTGCGGCCCGACGGGGACGTCATCGGCCTTGCCCCGGAGCGGTGCGGGAGGCGGCGTGGCTCCGGGCTCCCGGGCCCGGAGCGGGATCTGTACCGCTGGATCCTCCGCCGCTTCGGCGGCGGCTCCGCACCGGCCGGCGGGGACGTCGAGCGGGCCGCCACCGAGCGCGGCATCGCCGCCGGCCCCGCGCTGGTGCGGATGGAGGAGCTCGACCTCGTCCAGCGCGGACCCGCCGGGACGGTCCGCTGCGCCTACCCGTTCTCGGCCGAGCCGACCGGACACACCGTCGAGCTGGAGGGCGGCCCGCCGGTGCATGCGATGTGCGCCATCGACGCCCTCGGCATTCCTCTCATGCTCCATCGCAACGGGGTGGTGCGGACCACCGACCCGGCCAGCGGCCGCGGGTTGGTGGTCTGGGTCGACCGGGCCGGGACGGTGGGGTCGGAGCCGGCCGATCCGGTGGCGCTGGTGGCGACCGCGGGAGGGACGGCGCCGCTCGCCTCGGCGTGCTGCCCGGTCATCAACCTCTTCGAGTCCCGTGAGCCCGCGGAGCGGTTCCTGGCGAGCCGGCCCGACCTCACCGGAGCGGTGCTCTCCCTCGCCGATGCGGTGGCGGTCGCCCGGGCCGTCTTCGAGGGAGTCCTCGACTAG
- a CDS encoding polyprenyl synthetase family protein, producing the protein MSVSSETFLEPIAEELRELERRLHETVAADLGFMAKAMEHIVSAGGKRIRPALLILSAKLGDADIDHVYNAAMGIEFIHTATLIHDDLIDDAETRRGLATIHAVLGANPAIIVGDYYFGKGANLLSAIGIPLITEVVSATVMKICMGELQQLTSKRHYEQPVEAYYTKIERKTATMLSAACHCGAIVAGMDEEAQRALERYGRDLGIAFQIADDVLDYTATEEQLGKPTGADLRQGTVTLPLMYALKDPEVGPALRTVLAREPLSDADADEVVGLVRGSTGVVEAERRAHEFTDRARAELAIFPECEARSALESICDYVVERRT; encoded by the coding sequence GTGAGCGTCTCCTCGGAGACCTTCCTGGAGCCGATCGCGGAGGAGCTGCGCGAGCTCGAGCGCCGGCTCCACGAGACCGTGGCCGCCGACCTGGGCTTCATGGCGAAGGCGATGGAGCACATCGTCAGCGCCGGCGGCAAGCGTATCCGCCCGGCGCTGCTCATCCTCAGCGCCAAGCTCGGCGACGCCGACATCGACCACGTCTACAACGCCGCCATGGGGATCGAGTTCATCCACACGGCGACGCTGATCCACGACGACCTCATCGACGACGCCGAGACCCGCCGCGGGCTGGCCACGATCCACGCCGTGCTCGGCGCCAACCCGGCGATCATCGTCGGTGACTACTACTTCGGGAAGGGCGCCAACCTGCTCTCGGCGATCGGCATCCCGCTGATCACCGAGGTGGTGAGCGCCACGGTGATGAAGATCTGCATGGGCGAGCTGCAGCAGCTCACCAGCAAGCGCCACTACGAGCAGCCGGTCGAGGCGTACTACACGAAGATCGAGCGCAAGACCGCCACCATGCTCAGCGCCGCCTGCCACTGCGGGGCGATCGTCGCCGGGATGGACGAGGAGGCGCAGCGGGCCCTGGAGCGCTACGGCCGCGACCTCGGCATCGCCTTCCAGATCGCCGACGACGTGCTCGACTACACCGCCACCGAGGAGCAGCTGGGCAAGCCCACCGGCGCCGACCTCCGCCAGGGCACGGTCACCCTGCCGCTGATGTACGCGCTCAAGGACCCGGAGGTGGGACCGGCGCTGCGCACCGTGCTCGCCCGCGAGCCGCTGAGCGACGCCGACGCCGACGAGGTGGTCGGGCTGGTGCGGGGTTCGACCGGGGTGGTCGAGGCCGAGCGCCGCGCCCACGAGTTCACCGACAGGGCGCGGGCCGAGCTCGCCATCTTCCCCGAGTGCGAGGCCCGCAGCGCCCTCGAGTCGATCTGCGACTACGTGGTCGAGCGCCGTACGTGA